The following are from one region of the Salvia splendens isolate huo1 chromosome 2, SspV2, whole genome shotgun sequence genome:
- the LOC121781442 gene encoding methyl-CpG-binding domain-containing protein 4-like, with the protein MKKSQQSKRKRQSISGNALVDLWSAQCAECFKWRLIPTEEEFEEIRSKFSEDPFFCSKKPGVSCDDPADIERDETRTWAIHKPGIPKTPFGFKRTLVMRRDLSKMDCYYDAPNGKKLRALTDVSKFLDKFPEFKKNISPADFSFTSPKLV; encoded by the exons ATGAAGAAGAGCCAACAATCTAAAAGGAAAAGG CAATCAATAAGTGGTAATGCTTTGGTTGACCTATGGAGTGCACAATGCGCGGAATGTTTCAAGTGGAGGCTGATTCCTACTGAGGAAGAGTTTGAAGAAATCAGAAGCAAATTCAGTGAGGACCCTTTTTTCTGCAGCAAGAAACCAGGTGTTTCATGCGATGATCCAGCTGATATAGAACGCGATGAAACCCGCACTTGGGCCATTCACAAGCCCGGCATTCCAAAAACCCCTTTCGGGTTCAAGAGGACATTGGTAATGCGGAGGGATTTATCTAAAATGGACTGCTATTATGATGCTCCCAATGGCAAGAAATTGAGGGCCTTGACTGATGTTAGCAAGTTCTTGGATAAGTTTCCGGAGTTCAAAAAGAACATCTCACCTGCTGATTTCAGTTTTACAAGTCCTAAGCTCGTGTAG
- the LOC121781432 gene encoding sugar transporter ERD6-like 7 produces MAGKQDVERGGEESRAPLLAAEPSKKSSNENRCMVYLSTFVAVCGSYAFGSCIGYSSPTQSAIRRDVNLSLAEYSLFGSILNIGAMIGAITCGQIADKIGRKGAMLVSSGVCTMGWLSIYIAEDALLLDIGRLATGYGIGVFSYVVPVFIAEIAPKDLRGALTTINQLMIVTGVSVSFVVGTFMTWRNLALVGIVPCAVLLVGLSVIPESPRWLARQGKHKEFEASLRRLRGKDADISAEAAEIQDNVETLERLPKAKLLDLFQRRYLSSLMIGVGLMVFQQFGGINGVSFYTSSIFEAAGFPSDVGTIIYAVLQVVITALAATFIDRAGRKPLLVVSGSGLFLGCLLLGSSFYVKEYGVASEAAPALALSGVMVYIGSFSVGMGAIPWVLMSEIFPLNIKGAAGSFATLVNWSGSWACSYTFNFLMSWSTYGSFMLYAAVNVLAVVFVIKVVPETKGRTLEQIQAAISSS; encoded by the exons ATGGCTGGAAAGCAAGACGTCGAGAGAGGTGGAGAAGAGAGTAGAGCTCCACTTCTTGCAGCAGAGCCCTCCAAAAAGAGCAGCAATGAGAATAGATGCATGGTGTATCTAAGCACATTTGTTGCAGTTTGTGGCTCTTACGCCTTCGGATCTTGT ATAGGGTATTCTTCACCTACTCAGTCTGCTATCAGAAGAGATGTCAACTTGTCCTTAGCTGAG TACTCTCTGTTTGGCTCCATCTTGAATATTGGAGCAATGATTGGTGCAATCACATGTGGCCAAATCGCGGACAAAATAGGCCGTAAAGGG GCAATGTTAGTATCAAGTGGAGTCTGTACGATGGGATGGCTATCGATTTACATTGCCGAG GATGCCCTGCTTCTAGACATTGGAAGATTGGCAACTGGATATGGGATAGGAGTCTTTTCTTATGTG GTTCCGGTATTCATAGCTGAGATCGCCCCGAAGGATCTGAGAGGAGCTTTGACAACTATAAACCAG CTTATGATTGTTACTGGGGTGTCTGTATCCTTCGTCGTAGGCACGTTTATGACATGGAGGAATTTAGCATTAGTAG GCATAGTTCCTTGTGCTGTTCTTCTTGTGGGTCTCAGCGTCATCCCAGAATCCCCGAGATGGCTG GCAAGACAAGGAAAACACAAGGAGTTTGAGGCGTCTCTACGCAGACTTAGGGGAAAGGATGCTGATATATCAGCGGAAGCAGCCGAGATTCAG GACAATGTAGAAACACTGGAGAGGCTTCCAAAAGCGAAACTGCTAGATCTGTTTCAAAGGCGATATCTCAGTTCACTCATG ATTGGAGTAGGACTAATGGTGTTCCAACAGTTCGGAGGAATCAACGGAGTCAGTTTCTACACTAGCAGCATCTTTGAGGCTGCAG GATTCCCATCTGACGTTGGAACCATAATCTATGCGGTTCTTCAG GTGGTAATTACCGCGCTAGCTGCTACTTTTATTGATAGAGCAGGAAGAAAACCTCTTCTAGTG gTTTCTGGATCAGGTCTTTTCCTAGGTTGTCTGTTGCTAGGGAGCTCATTTTATGTGAAG GAGTATGGTGTAGCATCTGAAGCAGCTCCAGCACTAGCTTTGAGTGGTGTAATG GTGTACATAGGGTCTTTCTCAGTTGGAATGGGAGCAATTCCATGGGTGCTCATGTCTGAG ATATTCCCACTAAACATCAAGGGAGCTGCAGGAAGCTTTGCCACACTAGTGAACTGGTCTGGTTCATGGGCTTGCTCCTACACTTTCAATTTCCTAATGAGCTGGAGCACCTATG GCTCATTCATGCTTTATGCAGCTGTAAATGTACTTGCAGTTGTGTTTGTGATCAAGGTAGTGCCTGAAACCAAAGGGAGAACTCTGGAGCAAATACAGGCAGCAATCAGCTCTTCTTAG